Proteins co-encoded in one Verrucomicrobiota bacterium genomic window:
- a CDS encoding sulfatase-like hydrolase/transferase: protein MALLITSSLTASEKPNILWLTSEDNSVKWLGCYGNPNATTPNIDQFAKEGFRYTNCFANAPVCAPSRSTWITGIHALSMGTQPMRSRYPIPDQIRYYPEYLKKAGYYVSNHSKTDYNIGGNRVDKEVWDKSKGNNADWEIIKTKQPFFTIINDVESHETRAKKFGKSLENSKHDPSKVTLRRYHPDLPIVRKNYAMYQDAVQRMDANFGKKLARLEQAGLSDNTIVIYCSDHGGVLPRSKRFLFDSGIHTPLIIRIPEKYKHLWPNQKLGTTVERLVSFIDMPKTWLSLTGAEIPSEMQGRIFLGKDIEPEQAYHFAFRERMDERFDNVRAVRDKRFLYIKNYAPWAPYGQYLDFMFKMATTEAWAAHHKAGKTDAITGRFFNPKPYSEELYDTENDPDNVTNLANSPEHQTTLQNMRKALRNWQLEIFDSGLIPESERIKRSDDLDTTIYEMVRNRQQYNLPAYLEAADVALANDPGNINKLIGFLNDRDAGIRYWGATGCVMLKENANPAEDALKKCLEDPSHEVRGFAAWSLFNLGEKDLALKALQKMVIEPSYTKLHTLNILDYMGEEAKPVVSALKDFDWSNYEDALDPKYTARMAITLFESHGLEQEIPSFEAIIKSKKKKK from the coding sequence ATGGCTCTACTAATAACCTCTAGTCTTACGGCATCAGAAAAACCCAATATCCTATGGTTAACAAGCGAAGATAACAGTGTAAAGTGGCTTGGTTGTTATGGAAACCCAAATGCTACTACCCCCAATATTGATCAATTTGCTAAAGAAGGATTTCGCTACACCAATTGTTTTGCCAATGCTCCAGTGTGTGCCCCATCACGTTCTACATGGATCACTGGAATTCACGCCTTGTCCATGGGCACACAACCCATGCGCAGTCGTTACCCTATACCAGATCAAATACGCTACTATCCTGAATACCTAAAAAAAGCAGGCTATTATGTGTCTAATCACTCTAAAACTGACTACAACATAGGAGGAAATAGAGTCGATAAGGAAGTCTGGGATAAAAGTAAAGGTAATAACGCTGATTGGGAAATCATTAAAACTAAGCAGCCTTTCTTTACCATTATCAATGATGTAGAGAGTCATGAAACGAGAGCAAAAAAATTTGGAAAGTCACTAGAAAATAGCAAACATGACCCCTCTAAAGTTACTCTCCGCCGCTATCACCCAGACCTACCTATCGTCCGCAAGAACTATGCGATGTATCAAGATGCTGTGCAGCGTATGGATGCCAACTTTGGCAAAAAACTAGCTCGCTTAGAACAAGCAGGCCTCTCAGATAACACTATTGTCATTTACTGCTCTGACCACGGAGGCGTGCTTCCAAGAAGTAAACGCTTCCTCTTTGATTCGGGTATACACACTCCTCTAATTATTCGCATTCCAGAGAAATACAAGCATCTATGGCCTAATCAAAAACTAGGAACTACAGTAGAGCGCTTGGTGAGCTTTATTGATATGCCAAAAACTTGGCTGAGCTTAACTGGAGCAGAAATCCCCTCAGAAATGCAGGGTAGAATATTTCTTGGCAAGGACATAGAGCCTGAGCAAGCCTATCATTTTGCTTTTAGAGAAAGAATGGATGAGCGCTTTGATAATGTTAGAGCCGTACGAGACAAACGCTTCCTTTACATTAAGAATTATGCCCCATGGGCACCATATGGACAATACTTAGATTTTATGTTCAAAATGGCCACAACAGAGGCATGGGCCGCTCATCACAAAGCTGGTAAAACCGATGCCATCACTGGCCGTTTCTTTAATCCCAAGCCCTACTCAGAGGAACTTTATGACACAGAGAATGACCCCGATAATGTTACTAACCTTGCCAACAGTCCAGAGCACCAAACTACGCTCCAAAATATGCGCAAAGCGCTACGAAATTGGCAATTGGAAATCTTTGACTCAGGATTAATTCCAGAAAGCGAACGCATTAAAAGATCTGATGATCTCGATACCACAATTTATGAGATGGTGAGAAATAGGCAGCAATACAATCTGCCTGCCTATTTAGAAGCCGCGGACGTCGCCTTAGCTAATGACCCAGGCAATATCAACAAACTCATTGGTTTTTTAAATGACAGAGATGCTGGGATTCGTTACTGGGGAGCCACAGGCTGTGTCATGCTAAAAGAAAATGCTAACCCAGCAGAAGATGCACTGAAAAAATGCTTAGAAGACCCATCCCACGAAGTCAGAGGGTTTGCTGCATGGAGCTTATTTAATTTAGGCGAAAAGGACTTAGCCCTCAAAGCTTTGCAGAAAATGGTGATCGAGCCATCATATACCAAACTCCATACATTAAACATTCTCGATTACATGGGCGAAGAAGCCAAACCGGTTGTCTCAGCTCTAAAAGACTTCGACTGGAGCAATTACGAAGATGCACTAGATCCAAAATATACCGCCCGCATGGCCATTACATTATTTGAAAGCCATGGATTGGAGCAAGAAATCCCTAGTTTTGAAGCAATCATTAAATCTAAAAAGAAAAAGAAATAG
- the radC gene encoding DNA repair protein RadC, whose protein sequence is MTHTISEMQQCERPRERLWERGPGALRVAELLAILLRTGVRGKSAIDLGEELLARYGSIDGLSRVSVQELAGLKGLGMAKAIQLKAAFELGVRLSNSKTKDTPLDTPESVITLVGEEMRMLDHECLRVLAVNTRLRLIGLEVLSRGTVNETIAHPRDVMRIALTYKAFGLIVVHNHPSGDPSPSSADLAFTRNLAKASDLLQVELVDHLIIGGRGQNVENYYSFKEAGYL, encoded by the coding sequence ATGACACACACCATCAGTGAAATGCAGCAATGTGAGCGGCCTCGTGAGCGATTATGGGAAAGAGGGCCTGGGGCTCTGAGAGTAGCAGAGCTTTTAGCTATTTTGTTGCGAACTGGGGTAAGAGGAAAATCAGCTATAGATTTAGGTGAGGAACTGTTAGCGCGCTATGGTTCAATAGATGGCTTAAGCCGAGTAAGTGTTCAGGAACTTGCGGGACTTAAAGGTCTTGGAATGGCCAAAGCAATACAATTAAAGGCAGCCTTTGAATTGGGGGTTAGGTTGTCCAATTCAAAAACTAAAGATACACCTTTGGACACTCCCGAATCGGTTATTACTTTAGTCGGCGAGGAAATGAGGATGCTAGACCACGAGTGTTTAAGAGTCCTTGCAGTTAACACCAGACTTCGTTTAATTGGACTAGAAGTGCTTAGTCGCGGGACAGTGAATGAGACCATTGCGCATCCTAGGGATGTGATGCGCATAGCCTTGACCTATAAGGCCTTTGGTTTGATAGTGGTCCACAATCATCCTTCGGGAGACCCTTCGCCCAGTAGTGCCGATTTAGCATTCACGAGAAATTTAGCGAAGGCTAGCGATTTGCTTCAGGTTGAATTGGTGGACCATCTTATTATTGGTGGGCGTGGTCAAAACGTAGAGAATTATTATAGTTTCAAGGAAGCTGGATATTTATAG
- a CDS encoding glycosyltransferase, with protein sequence MNRIEAKGKFFFLGDKKFYLQGVTYGPFRPRNKESSCLGTEEETRRDFALMHLAGINVVRVYHTPPGWFLDLAETYSLYVIITIPWHERTLFLDSTNTIREIESKVEEAASANAGHQALFGFYVDNEIPSDLVRWYGGAKMARFLDGLVSIIKNKDSEALVAYSNFPPTEYLLPQSVDFYSYNVYLHRRAEFRSYLSRLQHLSDERPLVLGEFGMDTIRHSQDEQAKLIEGHYEEVFRGGLAGTILFSWTDEWFTNGVDVDDWAFGLVDKERVPKKSYEVVKNKTISSTEGETVAQSYPLAVYPKVSIVVCSYNGGKTLRLCLDSLLELNYPDYEILLIDDGSTDHTPSIAKDYPTVRYKRQKNFGLSVARNAGATLSEGEIVAYTDSDCMPDKDWLYHLIKFMVENHYAVVGGPNISPPANSWIQAAVASAPGAPSHVMMDDQIAEHVPGCNIAFYKSVLEAIGGFDPDYRKAGDDVDVCWRIMQAGYEIGFSPAAVVWHYRRFTVKDYFKQQKGYGEAEALLRFKHINYFDDIGGISWHGVIYGKFRSSRFFHAPLIYHGVFGSGLFQSIYTKPYHFWLYLPLSLEWNLISALLLLLSFFWNPLKIVPLITIGCTLWCVIEFVIKTNIEAKHDSIRARLLLAYLGWLQPIVRGWARYFTWVSKKQTPKSVLMSEESHRHQKVSLTESGHMTFWSEGDQDRLALLGQIVCYLEEEGWKYAIDNGWTKWDINIFANRWWHVRLRTLTEIYPQGKRLNRIEIGLRPTTFSALLAILMALVGMVSWLKFPLLCLGVGVSLFLVLLVLYYKGLLLRKRLGELVQAAAFNKGMSILDT encoded by the coding sequence ATGAATAGAATAGAAGCGAAAGGTAAGTTCTTTTTCCTGGGTGACAAGAAATTCTATCTTCAAGGGGTTACCTATGGTCCTTTTAGGCCAAGAAATAAAGAGAGTAGTTGTCTAGGGACAGAGGAAGAAACCAGGCGTGATTTCGCTTTGATGCACCTTGCGGGAATTAACGTAGTAAGAGTTTATCATACACCGCCTGGTTGGTTTTTAGATCTCGCTGAGACCTACTCTCTCTATGTCATTATTACTATCCCTTGGCATGAACGAACTTTATTTTTAGATAGCACAAACACCATTAGAGAAATTGAATCCAAAGTTGAAGAAGCTGCTTCTGCAAATGCGGGTCACCAGGCATTATTTGGTTTCTATGTTGATAATGAAATACCTAGTGATTTAGTTCGCTGGTATGGAGGTGCTAAGATGGCACGCTTCCTAGATGGGCTGGTATCTATTATAAAAAATAAAGATAGTGAGGCATTGGTGGCCTACAGTAATTTTCCACCAACAGAGTACCTTCTGCCGCAGAGCGTTGATTTCTATTCTTATAATGTTTATTTGCATCGGAGGGCAGAGTTTCGGAGTTATCTGTCTCGCTTACAGCATTTGTCAGATGAGCGTCCTCTAGTTTTAGGGGAATTTGGCATGGACACCATTCGGCATTCTCAAGATGAACAGGCGAAGCTTATAGAGGGGCACTACGAAGAAGTTTTTCGCGGAGGTCTAGCTGGAACGATATTATTTTCTTGGACAGATGAATGGTTCACGAATGGTGTAGACGTAGATGATTGGGCTTTTGGTCTTGTAGATAAAGAAAGAGTTCCCAAGAAATCATACGAGGTAGTCAAAAATAAAACTATCTCATCAACTGAGGGTGAAACAGTAGCTCAGAGTTATCCTTTAGCGGTTTACCCAAAAGTGAGCATAGTGGTTTGCTCTTACAATGGTGGCAAGACTTTGCGCTTATGTTTAGATTCCTTGTTGGAGTTGAATTACCCAGACTATGAAATTTTGCTTATTGATGATGGCTCAACAGATCATACACCTTCTATTGCAAAAGATTATCCAACAGTAAGATATAAAAGGCAAAAGAACTTTGGCTTAAGTGTTGCAAGGAATGCGGGAGCAACTTTGTCTGAAGGTGAAATTGTAGCTTATACGGACTCTGATTGTATGCCGGATAAGGATTGGCTATATCACCTTATTAAATTCATGGTGGAAAATCATTATGCTGTAGTTGGTGGACCTAATATCTCCCCACCCGCAAATAGCTGGATCCAAGCTGCCGTTGCTTCAGCACCCGGGGCTCCAAGTCATGTGATGATGGATGACCAAATAGCTGAGCATGTTCCAGGGTGTAATATTGCTTTTTATAAGTCTGTGTTAGAAGCCATAGGTGGATTTGATCCTGATTACCGAAAAGCAGGTGATGATGTTGATGTCTGCTGGCGGATTATGCAAGCTGGTTACGAGATTGGCTTTAGTCCAGCCGCAGTAGTATGGCATTACAGAAGGTTTACAGTTAAAGATTATTTCAAGCAGCAGAAAGGGTATGGGGAAGCGGAAGCATTACTTCGTTTTAAGCATATTAATTACTTTGACGATATTGGCGGTATATCTTGGCACGGTGTGATTTATGGTAAATTCAGGTCTAGTCGATTTTTTCATGCGCCTTTGATCTACCACGGTGTATTTGGCTCAGGTCTATTTCAGTCCATTTATACAAAGCCTTACCATTTCTGGCTCTATCTGCCTCTCAGCTTAGAGTGGAACCTCATTTCGGCTTTATTACTACTGTTGTCTTTCTTTTGGAATCCTCTGAAAATTGTTCCACTTATTACGATTGGTTGCACTCTTTGGTGTGTTATTGAATTTGTTATAAAAACTAATATCGAAGCGAAGCATGACTCTATAAGAGCAAGGTTGTTGTTGGCTTATTTGGGATGGTTACAGCCAATTGTCAGAGGTTGGGCTAGATACTTTACTTGGGTAAGTAAGAAGCAAACACCGAAGTCTGTCTTAATGTCAGAGGAATCTCATAGGCACCAAAAAGTTTCACTTACAGAGAGCGGTCATATGACATTTTGGAGTGAGGGCGATCAAGATCGATTGGCTTTATTAGGTCAAATTGTTTGTTATTTGGAGGAAGAAGGTTGGAAATATGCTATTGATAATGGCTGGACGAAGTGGGATATAAATATTTTTGCTAACCGTTGGTGGCATGTTCGGTTGAGAACTCTGACGGAAATATATCCCCAAGGTAAGCGTCTTAACCGTATTGAAATAGGCTTAAGGCCAACAACTTTTAGTGCCCTCTTAGCGATCTTAATGGCGCTGGTAGGAATGGTGAGTTGGTTGAAATTTCCACTGTTATGCTTGGGGGTTGGAGTAAGTCTCTTTTTAGTGCTATTGGTGCTTTACTACAAGGGCCTATTACTGAGGAAGAGATTGGGCGAATTGGTGCAAGCAGCAGCCTTTAATAAAGGCATGTCTATACTAGACACCTAA
- a CDS encoding carboxypeptidase-like regulatory domain-containing protein codes for MIDKCNITLLVLVTLSIPSLVISQETIKTKLESISVPSIKGKATVQLKIKKTPDTLKDIEIALCPASTASEIKAARERGWLRLAHPKRYNDGYENLDLVSIGTAAVKTAVARTKANDEGFYAFYDIDPGEYILYAQYKSKFASGYWVLPVTVEEGMTVDQDFNTENFKEVYNKTFE; via the coding sequence ATGATCGATAAGTGCAACATTACCCTTCTTGTCCTTGTTACTTTAAGTATTCCCAGCCTTGTTATTTCCCAAGAAACAATTAAAACGAAGCTGGAGAGTATCTCCGTCCCTAGCATCAAAGGAAAGGCAACTGTTCAACTAAAGATCAAAAAGACTCCAGACACTTTGAAGGATATTGAAATTGCATTATGCCCAGCAAGTACCGCCTCTGAAATTAAGGCAGCAAGGGAGAGAGGATGGCTCCGGCTTGCTCATCCTAAACGTTACAATGATGGATACGAAAACCTTGACCTCGTCAGTATAGGAACAGCAGCAGTCAAAACAGCTGTCGCACGAACAAAAGCGAATGACGAAGGGTTTTATGCTTTCTATGACATAGACCCCGGCGAGTACATACTCTATGCACAATACAAGAGCAAGTTTGCTTCGGGCTACTGGGTCCTTCCAGTAACAGTTGAAGAAGGAATGACAGTAGACCAAGACTTTAACACAGAAAACTTCAAGGAAGTTTATAATAAAACATTTGAGTAA
- a CDS encoding YebC/PmpR family DNA-binding transcriptional regulator, with protein sequence MAGHSKWSQIKRKKAANDQKRGQLFSKLGKEITVAAKMGGGDPELNPRLRTAIVAAKAESMPADNIDRAIKKGTGEIEGANYEELTYEGYAAGGVAILVETATDNKNRTAADIRSIFSKNHGNMAGAGSVAWMFHKRSYFFVQGSDEDTVLEATIEAEPDDVKSSSDGVEIVGQFENFDKIDSALKEAGLNPKSANVTFIPENTVEIKDEGIARQILLLIEKLEDCDDVQNVHTNFDISDEIMAKISN encoded by the coding sequence ATGGCTGGTCATAGTAAATGGTCTCAAATTAAACGCAAAAAGGCTGCTAACGATCAAAAACGTGGACAGTTATTTAGTAAACTCGGGAAAGAGATAACAGTTGCGGCAAAAATGGGGGGGGGCGACCCAGAACTAAACCCCCGCCTCAGGACGGCAATCGTGGCCGCCAAAGCCGAATCTATGCCCGCTGATAATATAGACCGAGCTATAAAAAAAGGTACTGGTGAGATAGAAGGAGCTAACTACGAGGAACTGACCTATGAGGGTTATGCTGCTGGCGGGGTTGCCATCCTTGTTGAAACAGCAACTGACAATAAAAACCGAACTGCTGCGGATATTCGAAGTATTTTCAGCAAGAACCATGGTAATATGGCCGGAGCTGGAAGCGTGGCCTGGATGTTTCACAAACGCTCCTATTTTTTTGTTCAAGGAAGTGATGAAGACACTGTCCTGGAAGCCACGATCGAGGCAGAGCCAGATGATGTAAAATCAAGCTCTGATGGAGTAGAAATCGTTGGCCAATTTGAAAACTTTGATAAAATAGATAGTGCTCTAAAAGAAGCCGGCTTGAATCCTAAATCTGCCAATGTCACATTCATTCCTGAAAATACCGTTGAGATAAAGGATGAAGGAATTGCCCGGCAAATCCTGCTTTTGATTGAGAAACTTGAGGATTGTGATGATGTCCAAAATGTCCACACAAATTTTGATATAAGCGACGAAATTATGGCTAAAATCAGTAACTAA
- a CDS encoding RNA polymerase sigma factor, whose product MSRVVFGDKMCSLEKLTDEELMLVVGSGNESAFTELLSRHSGLVYGTVAKMMGIGDPEIEDVAQEVFVRVYRSAPRYRPEAKFTTWLFTITRNCVFTACRKRKRKRLEIRLLDMVKPGQDIPEIEFEDKASDAREQMIQSEIEDAVNEKIAKLPEKQRYALILRQYHQLDYEEIAKTMQTSVSSVKSLLFRARDTLRKDLEKYFSATM is encoded by the coding sequence ATGTCTCGAGTTGTATTTGGGGACAAAATGTGTAGTTTAGAGAAGTTGACCGACGAGGAGCTTATGTTAGTAGTTGGGAGTGGGAATGAATCAGCTTTTACAGAGCTGTTAAGTCGGCATAGCGGGCTTGTTTACGGAACTGTCGCGAAGATGATGGGGATCGGGGATCCTGAGATAGAGGATGTTGCTCAAGAGGTATTTGTGAGAGTCTATCGATCGGCTCCAAGATACCGCCCCGAGGCAAAATTTACAACCTGGCTATTTACAATTACCAGGAACTGTGTCTTTACAGCCTGTCGGAAAAGAAAGCGTAAACGACTGGAAATCAGGCTGTTAGATATGGTAAAGCCTGGTCAAGATATTCCGGAAATCGAATTTGAAGACAAGGCGAGTGATGCTCGAGAGCAAATGATCCAGTCTGAAATAGAAGACGCGGTAAATGAAAAAATTGCTAAGTTGCCTGAAAAACAGCGTTATGCTTTGATATTGAGGCAATATCATCAATTAGATTACGAAGAAATTGCTAAAACCATGCAAACAAGTGTTTCCTCGGTAAAGTCGCTTCTGTTTCGAGCAAGAGATACATTGAGGAAGGATTTAGAGAAATATTTTAGCGCAACTATGTAA
- a CDS encoding DUF3431 domain-containing protein gives MCESVDEAKLELVVARYQEDLSWLRKVPKRIKPIIYNKSEHSEDFEFPSQERLPNVGNEAHTYLHHITQRREYLADFTIFSQGHPFDHVSDFHSILREIATCKTFTNGFRWLGFIIDTDDAKGRLLFQNWSKNLKRELLDLDLFYEELFNRKSPKYFRFFPGAHFGVRREQILSKPHEFYEKALEMAFSFPHAAHCFERLWDQVFGLEFVTDEMVGEQKTVYLKPIKNLEPSSKR, from the coding sequence GTGTGTGAGAGTGTTGATGAAGCAAAGTTAGAATTAGTAGTGGCTAGATATCAAGAGGATCTCTCGTGGCTTCGCAAAGTGCCTAAGCGTATCAAGCCCATTATATATAATAAGAGTGAGCATAGTGAAGACTTCGAGTTTCCTTCTCAAGAGCGTTTACCTAATGTTGGAAATGAAGCTCATACCTATCTGCATCATATAACGCAAAGAAGGGAGTACTTGGCTGATTTTACCATTTTCTCGCAAGGACATCCATTTGATCATGTATCTGATTTTCACTCTATCTTGAGAGAGATAGCAACGTGTAAGACATTCACAAATGGGTTTCGATGGTTGGGCTTTATTATAGATACAGATGATGCAAAAGGACGTCTTTTATTTCAGAACTGGAGTAAAAACCTAAAGCGAGAATTATTGGATTTAGACTTATTTTATGAAGAGTTATTTAATAGAAAAAGCCCTAAATATTTTAGATTCTTTCCTGGGGCCCATTTTGGGGTCAGACGTGAACAAATATTATCGAAGCCTCACGAGTTTTATGAGAAAGCATTAGAGATGGCTTTCTCGTTTCCTCATGCTGCACACTGTTTTGAACGCTTATGGGATCAAGTTTTTGGCTTAGAATTTGTTACAGATGAAATGGTAGGCGAACAAAAAACGGTGTATCTTAAACCAATAAAGAATCTTGAGCCTTCTAGTAAGAGGTAG
- the mntR gene encoding transcriptional regulator MntR, producing MASQPKPITQSIEDYLERIYELIELKGYARVSDIAEALKFSRPSVSIMVQRLDKMGLLQYEKYRGLTLTEKGLQVARRIQRRHVILTEFLGLLNIDRNTIAHDVEGIEHHISSQTLEKIETLVEYWDKHPEQLKKALSSTNSGKL from the coding sequence ATGGCAAGCCAACCCAAGCCGATTACCCAAAGTATTGAGGATTATCTCGAACGCATATACGAACTGATTGAGCTTAAAGGTTATGCACGTGTTTCAGACATCGCAGAAGCTCTAAAGTTTTCACGACCTAGTGTCTCAATTATGGTCCAGAGATTAGATAAAATGGGGCTCTTACAATACGAGAAGTATCGAGGCTTAACTCTCACCGAAAAAGGACTACAAGTAGCAAGACGTATACAGAGAAGACACGTCATTCTTACAGAATTCTTAGGCCTTCTTAATATTGACCGAAACACCATTGCTCATGATGTAGAGGGTATTGAACATCACATAAGTTCTCAAACTCTTGAAAAGATTGAGACTCTTGTCGAGTACTGGGACAAGCACCCCGAACAACTCAAAAAGGCCCTCAGTAGCACCAATAGCGGGAAACTTTAA
- a CDS encoding aminotransferase class I/II-fold pyridoxal phosphate-dependent enzyme translates to MFNNIPIFTDKRNAVLERCHSDPTTRLRLKLDVYYRCVDRANGAMLTVDGKDMIMMSSNEYLGLSQHPKVIEAAKRALDEWGSSACGSRLANGTRRYHVELEEEIAEFLGKEACHISAAGYLACMSSISSLAQRGDALIVDKSIHSALWDGVNLSAATVERFAHEDMNSLKRLLQELDPAQPKVIVVDGVYSMEGHIASVPELVELAKEFDCFLVVDDAHGFGILGDQGRGTVNHYGLTDEVDVIVGSFSKSLSSVGGFIAGDKAVIEYLRTTCRQIIFSAGIPPASVASARAALKVIQDEPEIHQKLWSNTRYLRRILDDLGVDYWDSPTPAIPIVVGNKDKCFRVWQALWKEGIFSVMSVSPGVPVGKDLIRCAVSALHTKEHLDKFGDALKIAMKKAGLQPKKKAIAA, encoded by the coding sequence ATGTTTAATAACATTCCGATTTTCACCGATAAAAGAAATGCCGTCCTTGAACGCTGTCATTCTGACCCAACAACACGCTTACGTTTAAAATTAGATGTCTATTACCGCTGCGTTGACCGCGCCAACGGTGCCATGCTCACCGTAGATGGCAAAGACATGATCATGATGTCTAGTAATGAGTACCTGGGCCTGAGCCAGCATCCCAAGGTCATTGAAGCAGCTAAAAGGGCTCTAGATGAGTGGGGTTCTAGCGCTTGTGGTTCAAGACTTGCAAATGGAACACGCCGCTACCATGTTGAATTAGAAGAAGAGATTGCTGAATTCTTAGGTAAAGAAGCTTGCCACATTTCCGCAGCGGGTTATCTAGCATGTATGTCTAGCATATCCTCGCTTGCTCAACGTGGAGACGCACTCATTGTGGATAAAAGTATCCACTCTGCTCTTTGGGACGGTGTAAACCTCAGCGCAGCTACAGTAGAACGATTTGCCCACGAGGATATGAATTCTCTCAAACGACTGCTCCAGGAACTCGACCCTGCACAGCCTAAAGTGATTGTTGTAGACGGTGTCTACTCCATGGAAGGCCACATAGCTTCTGTTCCTGAGTTGGTTGAGCTAGCAAAAGAATTTGATTGTTTCCTAGTAGTCGATGATGCACATGGATTTGGAATACTCGGAGATCAAGGGAGAGGTACCGTGAACCACTATGGCCTGACAGATGAGGTTGATGTTATAGTGGGAAGCTTCTCAAAGTCCCTCTCAAGTGTTGGCGGTTTCATTGCTGGAGACAAGGCTGTTATCGAATACCTGCGAACAACTTGCAGACAGATTATATTCAGCGCAGGTATTCCACCGGCTTCAGTAGCTTCTGCCAGGGCTGCACTTAAAGTGATACAAGATGAGCCCGAGATCCACCAAAAACTTTGGTCTAATACGCGTTATCTAAGGAGGATACTTGATGATTTAGGCGTAGATTATTGGGATAGCCCTACACCGGCAATACCTATTGTTGTAGGAAACAAAGACAAGTGTTTTAGAGTATGGCAAGCCCTTTGGAAAGAAGGCATCTTTAGTGTCATGTCAGTCTCGCCTGGCGTTCCAGTTGGAAAAGACCTCATCAGGTGTGCTGTTTCCGCTCTCCACACCAAAGAACATTTAGATAAATTTGGCGACGCCTTAAAGATTGCAATGAAAAAGGCTGGGCTACAACCCAAGAAAAAAGCTATTGCTGCCTAG